A part of Periplaneta americana isolate PAMFEO1 chromosome 17, P.americana_PAMFEO1_priV1, whole genome shotgun sequence genomic DNA contains:
- the RpL36 gene encoding large ribosomal subunit protein eL36 encodes MAPRYELAVGLRKGHRTTKIRVGKTKQDKKHTIRPSRLKGIQTKHTKFVRDLIREVCGHAGYEKRAMELLKVSKDKRALKFLKRRLGTHIRAKRKREELSNILTQMRKAQAQAK; translated from the exons ATGGCTCCAAGGTACGAATTAGCAGTAGGTCTTCGTAAAGGACACCGAACCACAAAAATACGTGTTGGGAAAACGAAGCAGGACAAGAAACATACCATTCGTCCATCCAGATTGAAGGGA ATTCAAACAAAACACACCAAGTTTGTCCGGGATCTAATCCGTGAAGTGTGTGGCCATGCTGGTTATGAGAAGCGAGCAATGGAGTTGCTCAAAGTTTCTAAGGATAAGAGGGCCCTGAAGTTTTTGAAAAGAAGG TTGGGTACTCACATCCGTGCCAAGAGGAAGCGTGAAGAACTGAGCAACATCCTCACACAAATGAGAAAGGCACAGGCCCaggcaaaataa
- the LOC138693222 gene encoding F-box/WD repeat-containing protein 2-like, with protein sequence MESAERPGAINKRDDEDFQKWLEEMCQKFKCLSPKQQFTTFNAFLQQCSPNQRYSISKTISNILYQDILISLPTELLEQICHYIDTKSLISACCVSKDWNGLISSLTDVWRRKCYQMGIGTVLHNSVNWKVLCLATLKQIEGLHNGSAFHHRDIQATCLSLEQVTGLDYCKGYLIASADDQVGIWRTDDYVLIGLFSVPKRISCLKMQDAKMLVFGHSSGHITTWSLDVCRDSCQASLRREYYGHTGVIMSICLSTEIDLILSGATDFMAKIWCLSTGTLIKTISCHSHWVIQVTLLPALGCVNNRTLYEGKHSLLTKTRDHVRIFSWPKESSDGSKFGDINEVENSVIEIPLNPVHNFCTPGCYVQNGKVSYIKQSMVKDDEDGNAQIVLESLATRTRISEVYLKRKVRKLLAIGEKFALILLPHSHMNKYNLLVIEVSSGNVIGGCHLPHSSSTTPDLAQVVVGETQWLDGLEQLKPHDMVIALGMLNGQIRVVTWRDMKEKLTG encoded by the exons ATGGAAAGTGCAGAACGTCCAGGCGCTATAAACAAAC GAGACGATGAAGATTTTCAGAAGTGGCTTGAAGAGATGTGTCAAAAATTTAAGTGTTTATCGCCGAAACAACAATTTACGACATTCAACGCATTCCTTCAGCAGTGCTCCCCCAATCAACGTTACAGTATCTCAAAGactatttcaaatatattataccAAGATATTCTTATATCATTGCCGACTGAACTTCTGGAACAAATATGCCATTACATTGATACAAAGTCACTAATATCTGCTTGTTGTGTTAGTAAAGATTGGAATGG ATTGATATCGTCACTCACTGATGTATGGCGCAGAAAATGTTACCAAATGGGAATAGGCACCGTACTACATAATTCTGTAAATTGGAAAGTCCTGTGTTTAGCAACTCTTAAACAAATTGAAGGACTTCATAACGGGTCAGCCTTTCATCATCGAGATATTCAAGCAACCTGTTTAAGTTTAGAACAAGTAACAGGCTTAGATTACTGCAAAGGATATTTAATTGCAA GTGCAGATGACCAAGTGGGTATATGGCGTACAGATGATTATGTATTAATTGGACTTTTCTCGGTACCAAAAAGAATATCCTGCTTAAAGATGCAGGATGCTAAAATGTTGGTGTTCGGACATAGTTCTGGTCATATTACAACTTGGAGCCTTGATGTCTGTAGAGACAGTTGTCAAGCCAGTTTGCGCAGAGAATATTATGGTCACACAGGTGTCATCATGTCTATCTGTCTTAGTACAGAAATAGATCTAATATTAAGTGGTGCCACAGACTTCATGGCCAAAATTTGGTGTCTTAGCACAGGAACTCttataaaaacaatttcgtgtCACAGTCATTGGGTAATTCAAGTGACTTTGTTGCCAGCGTTAGGGTGTGTAAATAACAGAACTTTGTACGAAGGGAAGCATTCACTACTGACTAAAACTAGGGACCATGTTAGAATATTTTCGTGGCCAAAAGAGTCTAGCGATGGCAGTAAGTTTGGAGATATCAACGAAGTTGAGAATTCTGTTATAGAAATTCCATTAAATCCCGTGCATAATTTTTGCACTCCAGGTTGTTATGTGCAGAATGGAAAAGTGTCCTACATAAAGCAATCTATGGTGAAAGATGACGAAGACGGCAATGCTCAAATTGTGCTAGAAAGTTTAGCAACAAGGACACGAATAAGTGAAGTGTATCTGAAGAGAAAAGTACGGAAACTATTGGCTATCGGGGAGAAATTTGCACTCATCCTGTTGCCTCATAGTCATATGAACAAGTACAATCTATTAGTTATTGAAGTGTCAAGTGGAAATGTGATTGGAGGATGTCATCTTCCTCATTCGAG TTCAACTACACCAGATTTGGCACAAGTGGTAGTAGGGGAAACACAATGGCTTGATGGACTCGAACAACTGAAACCTCATGATATGGTGATTGCATTAGGAATGCTCAATGGACAAATTCGAGTAGTTACATGGCGAGACATGAAAGAAAAACTGACAGGTTGA